A stretch of the Acyrthosiphon pisum isolate AL4f chromosome A2, pea_aphid_22Mar2018_4r6ur, whole genome shotgun sequence genome encodes the following:
- the LOC107884613 gene encoding FLYWCH-type zinc finger-containing protein 1, giving the protein MEYITKQKGGIILKYKSFLYQKERESETTGKIIWRCLEYTTKKCRGRLYSLGEVVLHTTDHNNHVPDMGKIEAKKAIQKLKETAKNTQLTTHYVMGTITSEITQSAAGQLYRA; this is encoded by the exons ATGGAGTATATTACCAAACAAAAAGGTggaataatactaaaatataaatcttttttGTACCAAAAAGAACGTGAAAGTGAAACAACAGGTAAAATCATTTGGAGGTGTTTGGAATATACCACAAAAAAATGCCGTGGACGTTTATATTCATTAGGTGAAGTTGTTCTTCATACAACCGATCATAATAATCACGTTCCCGACATGGGCAAAATTGAAGCAAAAAAGGCCatccaaaaattaaaagaaactgCAAAAAATACGCAACTAACAACTCACTATGTTATGGGGACTATAACATCTGAA attacacaAAGCGCAGCGGGACAACTATACCGAGCTTAA
- the LOC100165135 gene encoding KH domain-containing protein akap-1 isoform X1, translated as MTTNYWKLEFFSRCDYVDFPGFTLVSRWISYDMFKVRIVSLGKVLTCSTAALFLGYLWYKRKRTLSHRQSDKKRPRSEPSELTKIDEQELLQALGIASHTLEVSQTVEEELIESSVIHKEIMEPTVSQIEANEKESFIDNQEVHELVTKVITIASEQQVCLESDFTTIDSLTEDMTNLKLSTEIVEENGIVINTDNSINVHQVIENIEKEEIEDNSKDTACWTEMVEKEDHCECPKAVLVKKVKKDEEPMIFEGIKFKGKKKKGRKKNQTKDTIKLPSESNSKNKTNSIVKSVKKNQIVEEDCDSAHSVDHSVDTNDAPNTIYSDIRSVGSQDSGKGGSSFSGELRTVSDSDEQTSYDFIVPIELVGPIIGKKGAFVKYIKEKSNVRLFVENKTESPEDKYKMCTLVGSEININKALKLIRTKFPERAYPEFTLECISSLLDSSPVISQLFKSELIEGVNNHVIVTDLVATDHFFVHNASSPDYALLSSLNFAMNDTFGNSKEDIPEVDLRTVTHGSVVATYSENNWYRAQVIDVDEKKYESANVFFLDYGGCKKIEQCDMRPMHDSLISLSFQAIECSLANIAPIYGEWCEESLKMFETLTTSKMLFAQVVYKSDSIQYVNLLAFDGLMTISINDELIKYGFAVYAPPSGIYRNDTKPELNEPIHVPA; from the exons ATGACAACTAACTATTGGAAGTTGGAATTTTTTTCACGATGTGATTACGTTGATTTTCCtg gtTTTACACTCGTATCAAGGTGGATATCATACGATATGTTCAAGGTGAGGATTGTATCGTTGGGGAAAGTTTTAACGTGTTCGACAGCCGCCTTATTCCTCGGTTATCTTTGGTACAAGCGCAAGAGAACTTTGTCACATCGCCAGAGTGACAAGAAGAGACCCCGTTCTGAACCTTCAGAACTGACTAAAATTGACGAACAAGAATTGTTGCAGGCATTAGGAATAGCCTCTCATACGTTAGAGGTATCACAAACTGTGGAAGAAGAACTGATTGAGAGTTCTGTTATTCATAAAGAGATCATGGAGCCAACTGTCAGTCAAATAGAAGCGAATGAAAAAGAATCATTTATAGATAACCAAGAAGTACATGAATTGGTTACAAAAGTTATCACAATAGCTAGTGAACAACAGGTATGTTTAGAATCTGATTTTACCACGATAGATTCTTTAACTGAAGATATGACTAATTTGAAATTAAGTACAGAAATAGTAGAAGAAAATGGAATAGTTATAAATACTGATAATTCTATAAATGTTCATCAagtaatagaaaatattgaGAAAGAAGAAATAGAAGATAACTCTAAAGATACGGCTTGTTGGACAGAAATGGTAGAAAAAGAAGATCACTGTGAATGTCCAAAAGCTGTTcttgttaaaaaagttaaaaaagatGAAGAACCTATGATATTTGaaggaattaaatttaaaggaaaaaagAAGAAaggcagaaaaaaaaatcaaacaaaagaTACTATTAAACTTCCTTCTGAAtcaaacagtaaaaataaaactaacagCATTGTAAAATCTGTAAAGAAAAACCAAATCGTAGAAGAAGATTGTGATTCAGCGCATAGTGTAGATCATAGTGTTGATACCAATGATGcaccaaatacaatttattcagATATTAGAAGTGTT GGTTCTCAAGACAGTGGCAAAGGTGGTAGTTCTTTTTCTGGAGAACTGCGCACAGTATCTGATTCTGATGAGCAAACCAGTTATGACTTTATAGTTCCAATTGAACTAGTGGGACCAATTATTGGTAAAAAAGGAgcatttgttaaatatataaaagagaAAAGCAATGTTAGGCTTTTTGTTGAAAACAAGACTGAAAGTCCagaagataaatataaaatgtgcacATTAGTTG gatctgaaataaatattaacaaagcTCTCAAGTTAATTAGAACAAAGTTTCCTGAAAGAGCTTACCCTGAGTTTACTTTAGAATGTATTTCTTCATTGTTGGATAGTTCACCTGTTATTTCTCAACTTTTtaag tCGGAATTAATTGAAGGCGTTAATAACCATGTTATTGTCACTGACCTAGTAGCTACAGATCATTTCTTTGTACATAATGCATCAAGTCCAGATTATGCATTGCTTTCTTCTTTGAACTTTGCCATGAACGATACATTTGGAAACAGCAAAGAAGATATTCCAGAAGTTGATTTACGCACTGTTACCCATG gttCTGTAGTAGCCACATATAGCGAAAATAATTGGTATCGTGCACAAGTGATCGATGTAGACGAAAAGAAATATGAATCTGCTAATGTATTCTTTTTGGATTATGGCGGTtgcaaaaaaattgaacaatgtgATATGAGGCCAATGCACGATTCATTAATATCATTAAGCTTCCAAGCAATAGAATGTAGTTTAGCGAATATTGCTCCAA tttatGGAGAGTGGTGTGAGGAATccctaaaaatgtttgaaacacTGACTACTAGCAAAATGTTGTTCGCGCAAGTCGTTTACAAATCTGatagtatacaatatgttaatttattagctTTTGATGGCTTAATg ACCATTTCTATCAACGATGAACTGATTAAATATGGATTTGCCGTCTACGCTCCCCCAAGTGGTATTTACCGAAATGATACAAAACCCGAACTTAACGAACCAATACACGTACCTGCATAG
- the LOC100165135 gene encoding KH domain-containing protein akap-1 isoform X2: MFKVRIVSLGKVLTCSTAALFLGYLWYKRKRTLSHRQSDKKRPRSEPSELTKIDEQELLQALGIASHTLEVSQTVEEELIESSVIHKEIMEPTVSQIEANEKESFIDNQEVHELVTKVITIASEQQVCLESDFTTIDSLTEDMTNLKLSTEIVEENGIVINTDNSINVHQVIENIEKEEIEDNSKDTACWTEMVEKEDHCECPKAVLVKKVKKDEEPMIFEGIKFKGKKKKGRKKNQTKDTIKLPSESNSKNKTNSIVKSVKKNQIVEEDCDSAHSVDHSVDTNDAPNTIYSDIRSVGSQDSGKGGSSFSGELRTVSDSDEQTSYDFIVPIELVGPIIGKKGAFVKYIKEKSNVRLFVENKTESPEDKYKMCTLVGSEININKALKLIRTKFPERAYPEFTLECISSLLDSSPVISQLFKSELIEGVNNHVIVTDLVATDHFFVHNASSPDYALLSSLNFAMNDTFGNSKEDIPEVDLRTVTHGSVVATYSENNWYRAQVIDVDEKKYESANVFFLDYGGCKKIEQCDMRPMHDSLISLSFQAIECSLANIAPIYGEWCEESLKMFETLTTSKMLFAQVVYKSDSIQYVNLLAFDGLMTISINDELIKYGFAVYAPPSGIYRNDTKPELNEPIHVPA, encoded by the exons ATGTTCAAGGTGAGGATTGTATCGTTGGGGAAAGTTTTAACGTGTTCGACAGCCGCCTTATTCCTCGGTTATCTTTGGTACAAGCGCAAGAGAACTTTGTCACATCGCCAGAGTGACAAGAAGAGACCCCGTTCTGAACCTTCAGAACTGACTAAAATTGACGAACAAGAATTGTTGCAGGCATTAGGAATAGCCTCTCATACGTTAGAGGTATCACAAACTGTGGAAGAAGAACTGATTGAGAGTTCTGTTATTCATAAAGAGATCATGGAGCCAACTGTCAGTCAAATAGAAGCGAATGAAAAAGAATCATTTATAGATAACCAAGAAGTACATGAATTGGTTACAAAAGTTATCACAATAGCTAGTGAACAACAGGTATGTTTAGAATCTGATTTTACCACGATAGATTCTTTAACTGAAGATATGACTAATTTGAAATTAAGTACAGAAATAGTAGAAGAAAATGGAATAGTTATAAATACTGATAATTCTATAAATGTTCATCAagtaatagaaaatattgaGAAAGAAGAAATAGAAGATAACTCTAAAGATACGGCTTGTTGGACAGAAATGGTAGAAAAAGAAGATCACTGTGAATGTCCAAAAGCTGTTcttgttaaaaaagttaaaaaagatGAAGAACCTATGATATTTGaaggaattaaatttaaaggaaaaaagAAGAAaggcagaaaaaaaaatcaaacaaaagaTACTATTAAACTTCCTTCTGAAtcaaacagtaaaaataaaactaacagCATTGTAAAATCTGTAAAGAAAAACCAAATCGTAGAAGAAGATTGTGATTCAGCGCATAGTGTAGATCATAGTGTTGATACCAATGATGcaccaaatacaatttattcagATATTAGAAGTGTT GGTTCTCAAGACAGTGGCAAAGGTGGTAGTTCTTTTTCTGGAGAACTGCGCACAGTATCTGATTCTGATGAGCAAACCAGTTATGACTTTATAGTTCCAATTGAACTAGTGGGACCAATTATTGGTAAAAAAGGAgcatttgttaaatatataaaagagaAAAGCAATGTTAGGCTTTTTGTTGAAAACAAGACTGAAAGTCCagaagataaatataaaatgtgcacATTAGTTG gatctgaaataaatattaacaaagcTCTCAAGTTAATTAGAACAAAGTTTCCTGAAAGAGCTTACCCTGAGTTTACTTTAGAATGTATTTCTTCATTGTTGGATAGTTCACCTGTTATTTCTCAACTTTTtaag tCGGAATTAATTGAAGGCGTTAATAACCATGTTATTGTCACTGACCTAGTAGCTACAGATCATTTCTTTGTACATAATGCATCAAGTCCAGATTATGCATTGCTTTCTTCTTTGAACTTTGCCATGAACGATACATTTGGAAACAGCAAAGAAGATATTCCAGAAGTTGATTTACGCACTGTTACCCATG gttCTGTAGTAGCCACATATAGCGAAAATAATTGGTATCGTGCACAAGTGATCGATGTAGACGAAAAGAAATATGAATCTGCTAATGTATTCTTTTTGGATTATGGCGGTtgcaaaaaaattgaacaatgtgATATGAGGCCAATGCACGATTCATTAATATCATTAAGCTTCCAAGCAATAGAATGTAGTTTAGCGAATATTGCTCCAA tttatGGAGAGTGGTGTGAGGAATccctaaaaatgtttgaaacacTGACTACTAGCAAAATGTTGTTCGCGCAAGTCGTTTACAAATCTGatagtatacaatatgttaatttattagctTTTGATGGCTTAATg ACCATTTCTATCAACGATGAACTGATTAAATATGGATTTGCCGTCTACGCTCCCCCAAGTGGTATTTACCGAAATGATACAAAACCCGAACTTAACGAACCAATACACGTACCTGCATAG
- the LOC103310293 gene encoding protein ALP1-like: MALVDAHYNFIVVDVGAYGRNSDGGILMNSKLGKSLDSNELNVPSNTELPGTKNVAPFVILGDEAFPLKTYLMRPYPVKQLDDSSKRVYNYRHCRGRRVVENTFGILSQKFRIFNRRIQAKPENADNIIFTTCVLHNFIKMNENRATYNREEHINPTVDLTLQNIPTQGENASQPAFQVRELFKEFFNSTAGSVSWQDDVV, encoded by the coding sequence ATGGCTCTCGTCGAtgctcattataattttattgtggtAGATGTTGGTGCGTATGGTAGAAATAGTGATGGAGGTATTCTAATGAACTCAAAACTAGGAAAAAGCTTGGATAGTAATGAACTGAATGTACCTTCAAATACTGAACTTCCTGGAACTAAAAATGTGGCACCATTTGTAATTTTAGGAGACGAGGCATTCCCTTTAAAAACATATCTAATGAGACCCTACCCTGTAAAACAACTCGATGATAGTTCAAAAAGAGTATATAACTATCGTCATTGTAGAGGAAGGAGAGTTGTTGAAAATACGTTTGGTATTTTGTCACAAAAATTTAGGATATTCAACAGAAGAATCCAAGCAAAACCTGAAAATGCTGACAACATAATTTTTACTACTTGTGTTTTgcataatttcattaaaatgaatgaaaataggGCAACATACAATAGAGAAGAACATATCAATCCAACAGTAGatttaacattacaaaatattccaACACAGGGTGAAAATGCAAGTCAACCAGCCTTTCAGGTGAGAGAACTTTTCAAAGAATTTTTCAATTCTACAGCTGGATCAGTTTCATGGCAAGATGATGTCGTATAA